The DNA sequence gatcacgttaaacaaattataagtttatggatcacattacatattgagccaaagtcCGGAGATTATTTGTATTATTATGCCTATTGAGAATACATCAGATTAAatataaacaaaagaaataaagtaGACCCGGATATAACTTGTCTGGCCCAACCACATGGGCAGGCACGGACCCGGCTCAGCCATTGGCCATGCCTAGTCCTATTGTTGAGTTAGACCATTCCTAGTCCAAATGTTGGGTCAAGTACATATTTAGTCCTTACGTAGCATTTGTGCAGTTTGGTGACTTAAGTTTAACAAGTTTATGCCGAATCTAAAACCTTTAATAAATTTACTGCTAAAAACCTGCAAAAGCGCCAAAGAATCAGCTGCAGAAGCGTCTTCATTAGCCTGTATGAGGACATTAGTGCCCTGATGCGCCAAAGGTTGCAAGTTGCAAAGGTGTTGTCAGTCTGCAATTAGCCTCAAGCTGATTCATAGAGAGACGAGAGCTTAAACTCAATGCACTGAGTTAAAGCACTTTGATTGCCATTGAATCTAAAATAGTGGACGATTTGTATCTTCTACCAAATATTAACACAATCATGCAGAtgtatcaattataaattagcCAAAGATAACTACACAGCTCTACGCAGTACATTATGCAGTGAATGGTAGATCCTGTTTTGTGCAGCAGCAACTCAGCCTCAAAGGTAATGGATGCGAAGCGGGCCAGGACAAAAGGAACACAAGTCCTCACGATACAAAGTACGAATTTGGGGCAACAGTTACTTTCAGGTTCACCTGATTAAAGTTTGAGGCTAAAGCTGGTTTGCACATGCTCTCTCGGTTCCGTAGGTCAGGTGAGCTGCAACAGGATGCAATACTTCGCCAAAGTTTGGACAAAATATGGCCGTGAAAATCTTCCAATGGAAACCCAAAAGTTCATGTGAAGATGGCTTGAGCAAAAAATCTTGATTCCCATATACGCGAGCAGACAGAAGGCAAAATCTGTGCGTCACTTAAGGTTTGGCTGGGCCTTTCCCTTCTTGGTTTAGTGCATactctcttttcatctcttcCAAGACGGCATCATTTGTGCTGCCCAAAGAGCCCACAGAGTAAGTGTGAGGTATTTGGCGAATCTCTGTTTCGCAACATTTATATCTCAAGTTGCATTAGGAAGAAAGCTTTCTCAAGTATGTGAGATGGCTCTTCACCTATGCACCATGCATACTGCATCACAAGAACTCTACGACATAAGATAAGACTAAAGAGAAGTACCGTTCGGGGGAATCATATTAGTTCAACCACTTTCCTCCCAATTCAAACTATCATCACCGCTAAAGGACAGGAAGGACCAGGATGTTACTAAACCACATTCCAACCAAATGTAATCCACACCCCCGCCAGTTTTTAGACAGCATATCACAAATAAATCACATGATTCCAAAACCCTCGCATCAAACCAAAGCGGTGACTCCATTATATCCCCCCAAGTTCCTCTTGTTCTGACCACATTTTCAgttggaacatgaatgaatcgTAAAATACCCAAAAGTGGGGTACTACCGTAACAGATACCGCCGGACTAGATGAACATGCCCGAGTAGTAAATTTTCAATGCCCAAATTTACTCTTTCCTTAGATATAAAACCACCATCATCAAATCAAACCTTGCAAAACGACCCCCAAAAAGCTATGTGAACCACATTCACTAAAAAGTCCCACAACGAAACAGAAAGAGTTTGTTCAAGAAGACTTACTAGTGGTGAAGGCAGTCATTCAATTCTTTAGCTTGTTTGCGGCACTGCCAGACCACAGAAAAGGTTCTTCCGGTGGCGCATTCCGCATACCTCGAAGTATAATAATCGCATTCTTTCAGAGCCTTCTGCTTCATCTTGCTGCGTAAAGCTGTATACAAGAGGAGCCACGCAAAGCGCTTAGCCAGCCGAGCAATTGCGaaacaaaatgcaaaaatatacGACAAGCATGTAGAATTAAATTGCCTACGGAGAACCTCAGCATCTCCCTCTTTCCCTATTGATCAATTAGATAAAAACAaaacatgaaagaaaaaagaatcacttagCAGACTAATTTTCAGCTAAAGCACTCGAAAGAACAGCGAAACTGCCTGCGGATCACCTAAAACCGCGCTTTGGTTTTAGCTATCAGAATCGAGTACCAGTCGCTCGATTGAGTTCGACCATCGCCATCAATACTCCAACCTCAATACGCGTAACACCACAATGTCGATTCAAAGAACCATCCATTGGCTTGTTAGGGTTTAAGAAAATCAGCCCTACTGCGGGTAAAACCAGTGGAATCAAGAGAAGAACCTTCCTCGACTTTCTTCTTCACGTGGTTCTCACGCGCCTCCTGAACGTAGCCCATTGAGGAGCGAGAAGGTCTTGCAATTGAAGGAGGAGCAAGGTCTCTGCTTTAGGACTTCGCCATGGGCGTTGGACGTAGAAGAAGTAAAACCGCGAGGTCTATGGGGGTTTGCAGCCTCGCAGTCGCAGGTCAACAAAAGGCTCTTCCTTACTCTCCTTCTACGCCGTCGTTTTGTGCGGTAATAACTGGACCATTTTCATTATGAACAATTCtattctttacaaaaaaaaaaatgattattaagAAATACGAAAAAATTCTGCGCgtcagaaattttttgaaatatcgtTAGTTAATTACTTAACATATAtccaaataattaaataataataaaagtctCTTTCAAATTGAACAATCGGGAGATAAATTAATATGGGAATTGAGATCCGAACACATGAAAAGCAAAAGTTCGTACTATATATTGAAATGGCTCTCCAACGACAGCGGGCTTTAAAGTATATTGACGAGTGTATCGTTGGTAAGTCTTGTATACCTAATCATGCGCCTAGCGACTCAAGGATTCACTTGAGCGCTTTCAAGCCGTCTCGAGCCAAATGAGCTCAAATGGATAGTGTTGGGTTGGCTTCAAAAGACATTATTTAGTTGATTGGTAATAAGAAGGGAAACTTTCTCAATGAAGATCAATTCATAGACATTACGGTTGTGTTTGGTCGTCACGATATAAATTAGGATAAGATCTTATCCTATTATGTATTTGATAACTATCTAAGATAAGATAAAGGAGGATATAGGAGGAATAtaatcatgataaaaaaaagttatagggGAAAGGATGGGATAGATCAtgatatgattttttgaaaGAGCAAACATGAACAAAATCAAGTTCCACAACCATTGCCTCTCATCCGCATTGGCCCGACTCTTCGTCGCGCTAAGGGCTACAACCATCAAGTATGGCTGCCTCTTCGGTGGCGTCAAACTAGGGTCTTCGGCTGCAAAATTGTGTACTCTCTACGACCTtattctttaatcgattgtttggcGTTATATAAGGTCACGTCCTTTATTCTTTAACcgcttgaaaattttcaatatttgaatCGACTTTCAAGATAGCTCTCTTGGACAACCTAcgtgagtgcatcttcaacttgtggaAAGATGttaaataattagattgttcaacacttgtttactcactcgatAAGACAGCAAGGAAGATTAATGGGTCATCCTCAAAGAATTCGACTTCAAATCAAGATCCCCGATTCTACGGGGTCTACTCCGTCAATATTGTACTGGAATTTAGATGGTACAAACATCTACTCAACAATAACTCACTCATCAGAATTCatcacaaaataatttctaaagcatccCGATATTTCAACGCAATAAAGTCAACTTCAGCAGCGCCTTGCCTTTGCATATCTGACTTTAAATCCTTAATTCACCAAACAGTAAATATGATTAGACAAAATACtttgatttcttatcatatcatattcGATCTTATCCCTACTAAaaatacggacgaccaaacgcggCCTATGGATTTTAAGTACACATGCATCTATTGGCCCCTTACACATATATACTCTTTTTATTGGTAATTCATGATTTAGATTGATTAATCATAATAGCCTTTggaaaatcttaaacctattgcacttttgtcaattcagttataaacctttaaattttgccaatttagttataaacatttttgcgtttttccaattgaatccatttgaccaattttggtcgaaaatcgccGATGTAGATATCGTCCATCCTAGGTGGCACAACCAACATtgatgtggataaattttaatatttttacgatatttttatttttatttttacaaccGTGGTTGGTGAGGTTGTTGGTCGACCCTTACCTTTGTTGGCAACAGTtgcaaacaaacaaataaaattaagaatATTGAATATTGCTATAATTATCATTAATaattgttcacgtcaacgcCGACCACGATGCATAGAATGTCGGCAACACGACCAACGTCCACGTTGGTGAATTCCGAAGAAAAAATAGTCCGGTTGGGCTCAAtcgaaaaaacatgaaaaggtgtttagaactcaatttgcaacattaaaatgtttaagactgaattgacaaaagtgcaatatatttaaaataaataattagagAATTCAGCTACACAAAAAGAAATTGGAGGATCAATTCGTATAATAACCTCTCTCTGAATTTTGTTACGCTTTTTTATAGAGCGCGAGAGTCGAGCATCGCATATATGATACTAGCGTCTTTATCCGTTAATCTCTTTATCGGGTGCTAGGGCGGCCACATGCTTAGGGTGCGCGTGGTAACACTTTTACTTTAGAATTCAACTTCTAACCAGAAATTGAATTTCCTACTTCTCTTCAGaagcggaagttgatttttctacttttactttaaAAGTTAttctgataagagaaattcgtttggtagcggttgaaaatttatacttctaaaacattattaacaaaaaattttttatgaaaaattactaTCGGTGGCTGAAAAATTTccacttcatttttgaactttttttaaaatttctttaaaaataaaaaattattatttaatttttgcttcGGCGGTCGTAGACAGTgactcggcggcggcggccagcGCGGTGGTTGATGGTTGGCGGGAGGGGGCTTCGGTTGGCGGCGATCGCGACCTACAAAGATCGGCAGTTGGCAACAATCGCGACCGGCAAAGGTTGgtagtgggtggtggtcggtggttAGCGGCGGCCAACGGTGGCCTGCGAAGGTCGGCGGTAGTTGGCTACCAAGGGCGGTTAGTGGGTGGCGATCAATAGAGGTCTACGATGGGCGAGGGCGGACAATGGTTAGCGattggcggtggtcgtgggTCATGACCGATGGAGGTCGGTGAAGGGCGGCGGTCGACGATAGTTTGCAGCGACGGAGGTAGGTATGATCGAAAAAAGGGTGATGGTGTAATAAAAAGAGGGTGatgcgagaagtacttcttgaattggataagctattttttttaacttttcaaattagggaaaaaataatttcagaagtggaaattcacttcagaagtaaaaatttttacctaatgaatttttgcttcaaaagttacattagtaaaaaatttttactttaaaaatatttttggatcagaaatttaatttcaaaaatgttaTGATGCGCACAGCCGCACACTTATCGACAGACGGTTGATGTAATTGGGCTATTAATGGTAGGGGTGGCTTTTCGGCGTCCTCGACAAGCCcacaaggaaagaaagagaaagagaaagggagggaAGGCGTTTCCTTTGACGGTCAAAGCCAGCGTGGCGAGTTCAAGCGCTCCAACCTCCCCCCCACCGCCCCACCACAACGATGAAAGTCCGTCACCCACCATCTGTCGCCTTCCTATTGGACCTTCTCCCCTCTCGTTTTCGCTTCCTCTTTCCCTCGTATAAAAACCCCTCCCCCTTCCCCCGTTCCCCGTTTCTGCTTCACCTCTCTCGCACTCCTCCGGACGAAAGCCCCCCCGAATCATTCGCAGGTACTCCTTCTCCCTCTTTCCTGTTCCTCGTATGGAGTTGTTCTATGTCGATTTGAGCTTTCGgggggtccttttttttttttttttggtgggggctGTGGTGGGATGTCTAGGTGCCTTGGCTCGTGTTGAGATCTGTCGCTGTCTTGCATTCGCGATCCGTCGATTTGATGCCTTTTTGTGGCTTCTGTCGATTCGATTGGCCGCAAGTTCTCGGCTTTATTGGCATGCGTGAGATCCGCTGGTTCGTATTTAGGGGATTCTTGTTCTGATCTGTTGGTTCGCCCGGGAGCCCTAGATAAATGCTCTGCTTATTGGAATCTGTTGACAATCTGATTTTGATAGCAATTAATGGGTTTAAATTCTGGGAAATGAGTTTATTGGGGGTTCAGAAGGCGTCAGAGATGAATCTGCCGATAATGAAGAGAATCTGGAATTCAAGTAGGTGGAGTcgcttttgcttctttttatttcttaaacgAGTCGGGTGTGGATTCGATCTGTTTTCTTGGTAGGATAATCTTGGggcaggaaaaaaaattgaacaagcaGGAACATGGGTTTGTATTGTTTAGGATTTAAAAGAAATCTTCCTGATATCTAGCTGTTGACAGCTAAAGAGGGGAAGGAAGAAGGCTCCTAGCCAGAGAGCGATGCTCCTAGCATTATGTAGCCCGATGATTGGCGATTGATATATCGAGTTTATGCTATATTATTAATCTCTTAGAGGGATTATAAGCTCTAGATATCTTGATTCGCATGGAGATGGTGTTTGCTTATTCCACCTCGCATCTTTTGCAATTTGATCAGCATAGTGAAGATGGCGGCAGCTGATTCTCCACGTGAGGAAAATGTGTACATGGCCAAGTTGGCCGAACAAGCCGAGCGTTATGAAGAAATGGTGGAGTTTATGGAGAAAGTAGCGAAGACTGTTGATGTCGAGGAACTTACTGTTGAGGAACGCAACCTCCTCTCCGTGGCGTACAAGAATGTGATCGGTGCCAGGAGGGCTTCATGGAGGATCATCTCCTCCATTGAGCAGAAGGAAGAGAGCAGGGGAAACGAGGACCATGTTGCGATTATCAAGGAGTATAGGGGGAAGATTGAGACTGAGCTCAGCAAGATCTGTGATGGCATTCTCAGTCTCCTTGAGTCACATCTCATTCCATCAGCCTCATCTGCCGAGTCAAAGGTGTTCTATCTGAAGATGAAGGGCGATTACCACAGGTACTTGG is a window from the Rhodamnia argentea isolate NSW1041297 chromosome 8, ASM2092103v1, whole genome shotgun sequence genome containing:
- the LOC115745444 gene encoding uncharacterized protein DDB_G0275933 produces the protein MGYVQEARENHVKKKVEEALRSKMKQKALKECDYYTSRYAECATGRTFSVVWQCRKQAKELNDCLHHYTNDAVLEEMKREYALNQEGKGPAKP
- the LOC115745401 gene encoding 14-3-3-like protein GF14 psi, coding for MAAADSPREENVYMAKLAEQAERYEEMVEFMEKVAKTVDVEELTVEERNLLSVAYKNVIGARRASWRIISSIEQKEESRGNEDHVAIIKEYRGKIETELSKICDGILSLLESHLIPSASSAESKVFYLKMKGDYHRYLAEFKAGAERKEAAESTLSAYKSAQDIALAEQSPTHPIRLGLALNFSVFYYEILNSPDRACSLAKQAFDEAISELDTLGEESYKDSTLIMQLLRDNLTLWTSDVTDEAGDEIKESSKKDSGEGQPPQ